The following proteins are encoded in a genomic region of Ammospiza caudacuta isolate bAmmCau1 chromosome 3, bAmmCau1.pri, whole genome shotgun sequence:
- the TAF1A gene encoding TATA box-binding protein-associated factor RNA polymerase I subunit A isoform X1, with amino-acid sequence MDSFLEDYEEAPAVVVEGKRRRRKRSPATQAALHPLLHLPFLPPQPVSSNEHKLNFKKSKEACLSYIQDALLQKQWKRAAEFLTCYVESLEKDYSREHIGPSEMIWRIGTEILWRHSQSRMKEFNCFMEQMKTLGVKRYLKVCLEHVFHLLCNGQIDEAYQNLSLAESWRFGEQTAIQDKEIKLIQAYRGLLDYCSWSKQKKILLEHGEGGFADLAVEQEMHSYFRKAAVNLKEIIKIPGVWDVFVKCYVDLLEFYGEHNEARQVLNEYAYNSKFPANPNAHVYLYQFLKRQGESKKSLISALKILHDNVPSHELMIDFNTMLQKSKKRKKRQLGLEVIFAALDYAGWKENATAWSCLARQVKQIVITEKHLDWIKQEWNSRKDWWPDFHFSHYLAKRNWQENKSLSHEKALVAGILLGKDCKYFKYVSHQGFKAQLKRFQMLKKFVTRHNPVYLRISGPPDCSVQP; translated from the exons ATGGACAGCTTCCTGGAGGATTATGAGGAGGCGCCGGCGGTGGTAgtggaggggaagagaaggaggaggaagaggagcccCGCCACTCAGGCGGCCTTGCATCCGCTCCTGCACCTGCCCTTCCTGCCGCCGCAGCCGG TATCTTCCAATGAACACAAGTTAAACTTCAAGAAGAGCAAGGAAGCATGTTTAAGTTACATTCAGGATGCCTTGCTCCAAAAGCAGTGGAAAAGGGCTGCAGAGTTCCTGACCTGCTATGTTGAGTCACTAGAGAAGGACTATTCCAGAGAACACATAGGTCCATCAGAG ATGATTTGGAGAATAGGAACTGAAATTTTGTGGCGTCATTCCCAAAGCAGGATGAAAGAGTTCAACTGTTTCATGGAACAGATGAAAACTTTAGGAGTAAAAAGGTACTTGAAG GTCTGCTTGGAGCATGTCTTCCATCTCCTCTGTAATGGGCAAATAGATGAAGCCTACCAGAACCTGTCCCTGGCAGAAAGCTGGAGGTTTGGAGAGCAAACAGCCATTCAGGATAAGGAAATTAAGCTGATTCAGGCTTACAGGGGACTCTTGGACTACTGTAGCTGGTCTAAGCAGAAGAAAATCCTGTTAGAACATG GTGAGGGTGGATTTGCAGACTTGGCTGTTGAGCAGGAAATGCACAGTTACTTCCGGAAGGCAGCAGTGAACTTGAAGGAGATTATTAAAATACCTGGAGTCTGGGATGTCTTTGTGAAATGCTATGTGGAT TTGCTGGAGTTCTATGGAGAGCACAATGAGGCCCGACAAGTGTTAAATGAATATGCCTACAACTCAAAGTTCCCTGCTAACCCCAATGCCCATGTCTACCTCTATCAGTTCCTCAAGAGGCAGGGTGAATCAAAGAAATCCCTCATATCTGCACTGAAG ATCTTGCATGATAATGTTCCTTCTCATGAACTAATGATAGATTTTAATACCATGCTTCAAAAATCAA agaaaagaaaaaagcgtCAACTGGGCCTAGAAGTTATTTTTGCAGCCTTGGATTATGCTGGCTGGAAAGAAAATGCAACAGCATGGAGCTGTTTGGCAAGACAGGTGAAACAAATTGTAAT CACCGAGAAGCATCTTGACTGGATCAAGCAAGAGTGGAACTCCAGGAAGGACTGGTGGCCTGACTTCCATTTTAGCCATTACTTGGCAAAAAGGAAttggcaggaaaataaaagccttTCACATGAAAAAGCTCTGGTGGCTGGAATCCTACTGGGAAAGg aTTGCAAATACTTCAAATATGTATCACACCAAGGCTTCAAAGCTCAGCTGAAAAGGTTTCAGATGCTGAAGAAGTTTGTGACTAGGCACAATCCTGTCTACCTGAGAATATCTGGTCCTCCAGATTGCTCTGTTCAGCCTTGA
- the TAF1A gene encoding TATA box-binding protein-associated factor RNA polymerase I subunit A isoform X2 — translation MIWRIGTEILWRHSQSRMKEFNCFMEQMKTLGVKRYLKVCLEHVFHLLCNGQIDEAYQNLSLAESWRFGEQTAIQDKEIKLIQAYRGLLDYCSWSKQKKILLEHGEGGFADLAVEQEMHSYFRKAAVNLKEIIKIPGVWDVFVKCYVDLLEFYGEHNEARQVLNEYAYNSKFPANPNAHVYLYQFLKRQGESKKSLISALKILHDNVPSHELMIDFNTMLQKSKKRKKRQLGLEVIFAALDYAGWKENATAWSCLARQVKQIVITEKHLDWIKQEWNSRKDWWPDFHFSHYLAKRNWQENKSLSHEKALVAGILLGKDCKYFKYVSHQGFKAQLKRFQMLKKFVTRHNPVYLRISGPPDCSVQP, via the exons ATGATTTGGAGAATAGGAACTGAAATTTTGTGGCGTCATTCCCAAAGCAGGATGAAAGAGTTCAACTGTTTCATGGAACAGATGAAAACTTTAGGAGTAAAAAGGTACTTGAAG GTCTGCTTGGAGCATGTCTTCCATCTCCTCTGTAATGGGCAAATAGATGAAGCCTACCAGAACCTGTCCCTGGCAGAAAGCTGGAGGTTTGGAGAGCAAACAGCCATTCAGGATAAGGAAATTAAGCTGATTCAGGCTTACAGGGGACTCTTGGACTACTGTAGCTGGTCTAAGCAGAAGAAAATCCTGTTAGAACATG GTGAGGGTGGATTTGCAGACTTGGCTGTTGAGCAGGAAATGCACAGTTACTTCCGGAAGGCAGCAGTGAACTTGAAGGAGATTATTAAAATACCTGGAGTCTGGGATGTCTTTGTGAAATGCTATGTGGAT TTGCTGGAGTTCTATGGAGAGCACAATGAGGCCCGACAAGTGTTAAATGAATATGCCTACAACTCAAAGTTCCCTGCTAACCCCAATGCCCATGTCTACCTCTATCAGTTCCTCAAGAGGCAGGGTGAATCAAAGAAATCCCTCATATCTGCACTGAAG ATCTTGCATGATAATGTTCCTTCTCATGAACTAATGATAGATTTTAATACCATGCTTCAAAAATCAA agaaaagaaaaaagcgtCAACTGGGCCTAGAAGTTATTTTTGCAGCCTTGGATTATGCTGGCTGGAAAGAAAATGCAACAGCATGGAGCTGTTTGGCAAGACAGGTGAAACAAATTGTAAT CACCGAGAAGCATCTTGACTGGATCAAGCAAGAGTGGAACTCCAGGAAGGACTGGTGGCCTGACTTCCATTTTAGCCATTACTTGGCAAAAAGGAAttggcaggaaaataaaagccttTCACATGAAAAAGCTCTGGTGGCTGGAATCCTACTGGGAAAGg aTTGCAAATACTTCAAATATGTATCACACCAAGGCTTCAAAGCTCAGCTGAAAAGGTTTCAGATGCTGAAGAAGTTTGTGACTAGGCACAATCCTGTCTACCTGAGAATATCTGGTCCTCCAGATTGCTCTGTTCAGCCTTGA